A genomic window from Pseudomonas argentinensis includes:
- a CDS encoding DUF1653 domain-containing protein, which yields MSLQPGLYRHYKGPEYRVLGVARHSESEEEVVVYQALYGEFGLWVRPLAMFTSEVELDGEQVPRFALVEAEASVLSRP from the coding sequence ATGTCGCTGCAACCCGGTCTCTACCGTCATTACAAAGGTCCCGAGTACCGCGTGCTGGGCGTGGCCAGGCACTCGGAGAGCGAAGAGGAAGTGGTCGTCTACCAGGCGCTGTATGGCGAATTCGGCCTCTGGGTGCGGCCGCTGGCGATGTTCACCAGCGAGGTGGAACTGGACGGCGAGCAGGTTCCACGCTTTGCTTTGGTCGAGGCCGAAGCGAGTGTTTTAAGTCGCCCCTGA
- a CDS encoding TetR/AcrR family transcriptional regulator, giving the protein MAQSETVERILDAAEQLFAEKGFAETSLRLITSKAGVNLAAVNYHFGSKKALIQAVFSRFLGPFCTSLERELDKRQSKPGVTFSLEELLELLVEQALAVKPRSGNDLSIFMRLLGLAFSQSQGHLRKYLEEVYGKVFRRYMYLVHEAAPGIPPLELFWRVHFMLGAAAFSMSGIKALRAMAESDFGVDTSIEQVMRLMVPFLAAGMRSESGVTDPRLASAQLIPRHKSPPSKS; this is encoded by the coding sequence ATGGCGCAATCGGAAACCGTTGAACGCATTCTCGACGCGGCGGAGCAGTTGTTCGCGGAGAAGGGCTTCGCCGAAACGTCGCTGCGCCTGATCACCAGCAAGGCCGGGGTCAATCTGGCGGCCGTCAACTACCACTTCGGCTCCAAGAAGGCCCTGATCCAGGCAGTGTTCTCGCGCTTTCTCGGGCCGTTCTGTACCAGCCTGGAGCGCGAACTGGACAAACGCCAGAGCAAGCCCGGGGTGACCTTCAGCCTCGAGGAACTGCTCGAGTTGCTGGTCGAGCAGGCCCTGGCGGTCAAACCGCGCAGCGGCAATGACCTGTCGATCTTCATGCGCCTGCTGGGCCTGGCATTCAGCCAGAGCCAGGGCCACCTGCGCAAATACCTCGAAGAAGTCTACGGCAAGGTATTCCGCCGCTACATGTACCTGGTGCACGAAGCGGCACCCGGCATTCCGCCCCTGGAGCTGTTCTGGCGCGTGCATTTCATGCTTGGCGCTGCAGCCTTCAGTATGTCCGGTATCAAGGCGTTGCGCGCCATGGCCGAAAGCGACTTCGGCGTGGACACCTCGATCGAACAGGTGATGCGCCTGATGGTACCGTTCCTGGCGGCGGGCATGCGCTCGGAGAGCGGCGTGACCGATCCGCGTCTGGCGTCGGCGCAGCTCATTCCCCGCCACAAAAGCCCGCCCAGCAAGTCCTGA
- the fadB gene encoding fatty acid oxidation complex subunit alpha FadB, protein MIYEGKAITVKALESGIVELKFDLKGESVNKFNRLTLSELRQSVDAIKADASIKGVIVSSGKDVFIVGADITEFVDNFKLPEEQLVSSGLEANKIFSDFEDLNVPTVVAINGIALGGGLEMCLAADYRIMAEGAKIGLPEVKLGIYPGFGGTVRLPRLIGTDNAVEWIASGKENRAEEALKVGAVDAVVSADKLQAGALDLIKRAISGELDYKAKRQPKLEKLKLNAIEQMMAFETAKGFVAGQAGPNYPAPVEAIKTIQKAANFGRDKALEVEAAGFAKLAKTSVAESLIGLFLNDQELKKKAKAHDAIAQDVKLAAVLGAGIMGGGIAYQSASKGTPILMKDIREEGIKMGLGEASKLLGKRVEKGRMTTAQMAESLSAIRPTMSYGDFGHVDIVVEAVVENPKVKQAVLAEVEAAVKEGTILASNTSTISISLLAKALKRPENFVGMHFFNPVHMMPLVEVIRGEKSSDEAVATTVAYAKKMGKNPIVVNDCPGFLVNRVLFPYFGGFSKLLSFGVDFARIDKVMEKFGWPMGPAYLSDVVGIDTGHHGRDVMAEGFPDRMAVEGRTAVDVMYEANRLGQKNGKGFYAYETDKRGKPKKVSDPEAYELLKSIVAEQRELSDEDIVNIMMIPLCLETVRCLEDGIVETAAEADMGLIYGIGFPPFRGGALRYIDSVGVTEFVALADKYADLGALYKPTEKLREMAKNGQTFFG, encoded by the coding sequence ATGATTTACGAAGGTAAAGCCATCACGGTTAAGGCTCTTGAAAGCGGCATCGTCGAACTCAAGTTCGACCTCAAGGGTGAGTCCGTCAACAAGTTCAATCGTCTGACCCTCAGCGAGCTGCGCCAGAGTGTCGATGCGATCAAGGCCGATGCCTCGATCAAGGGCGTGATCGTCAGCAGCGGCAAGGACGTGTTCATCGTCGGCGCCGACATCACCGAGTTCGTCGACAACTTCAAACTGCCCGAAGAGCAGCTGGTTTCCAGCGGTCTGGAAGCCAACAAGATCTTCAGCGATTTCGAAGACCTGAACGTACCCACCGTGGTCGCCATCAACGGCATCGCCCTGGGTGGCGGCCTGGAAATGTGCCTGGCCGCCGACTACCGGATCATGGCCGAGGGCGCCAAGATCGGCCTGCCCGAAGTCAAGCTGGGTATCTATCCGGGCTTTGGTGGCACCGTGCGTCTGCCGCGCCTGATCGGTACCGACAACGCGGTCGAGTGGATCGCCTCCGGCAAGGAAAACCGTGCCGAGGAGGCCCTCAAGGTCGGCGCCGTGGATGCCGTGGTCAGCGCTGACAAGCTGCAGGCCGGTGCCCTGGACCTGATCAAGCGCGCCATTTCCGGCGAGCTCGACTACAAGGCCAAGCGCCAGCCCAAGCTGGAAAAGCTCAAGCTCAACGCCATCGAGCAGATGATGGCCTTCGAAACCGCCAAGGGCTTCGTTGCGGGCCAGGCTGGCCCGAACTACCCGGCGCCGGTCGAAGCGATCAAGACCATCCAGAAGGCCGCCAACTTCGGTCGCGACAAGGCGCTGGAAGTCGAAGCCGCCGGTTTCGCCAAGCTGGCCAAGACCTCGGTAGCGGAGAGCCTGATCGGCCTGTTCCTCAATGACCAGGAATTGAAGAAGAAGGCCAAGGCCCATGACGCCATCGCCCAGGACGTGAAACTGGCTGCCGTGCTCGGCGCCGGTATCATGGGCGGCGGCATCGCCTACCAGTCGGCGTCCAAGGGCACGCCGATCCTGATGAAGGACATCCGCGAGGAAGGCATCAAGATGGGCTTGGGCGAGGCCTCCAAGCTGCTCGGCAAGCGCGTCGAGAAAGGTCGCATGACCACCGCGCAGATGGCCGAATCCCTGAGCGCCATTCGCCCAACCATGTCCTATGGCGACTTCGGCCATGTCGACATCGTCGTCGAAGCCGTGGTCGAGAACCCCAAGGTCAAGCAGGCCGTGCTGGCCGAGGTCGAGGCGGCGGTCAAGGAGGGCACCATCCTGGCGTCCAACACCTCGACCATCTCCATCAGCCTGCTGGCCAAGGCCCTCAAGCGTCCGGAAAACTTCGTCGGCATGCACTTCTTCAATCCGGTGCACATGATGCCGCTGGTCGAAGTCATCCGCGGCGAGAAATCCAGTGACGAGGCGGTGGCCACCACCGTGGCGTACGCCAAGAAGATGGGCAAGAACCCGATCGTGGTCAACGACTGCCCGGGCTTCCTGGTCAACCGCGTGCTGTTCCCGTATTTCGGTGGCTTCTCCAAGCTGCTGAGCTTCGGCGTCGACTTCGCGCGTATCGACAAGGTCATGGAGAAGTTCGGCTGGCCCATGGGCCCGGCCTACCTGTCCGACGTGGTCGGCATCGACACCGGCCACCATGGTCGTGACGTGATGGCCGAAGGCTTCCCGGACCGCATGGCCGTGGAAGGCCGTACCGCCGTCGACGTGATGTACGAAGCCAACCGCCTGGGCCAGAAGAACGGCAAGGGCTTCTACGCCTACGAGACCGACAAGCGCGGCAAGCCGAAGAAGGTCAGCGACCCCGAGGCGTACGAGCTGCTCAAGTCGATCGTGGCCGAGCAGCGTGAGCTGAGCGACGAGGACATCGTCAACATCATGATGATCCCGCTGTGCCTGGAAACCGTACGCTGCCTGGAGGACGGCATCGTCGAGACCGCCGCCGAGGCCGACATGGGTCTGATCTACGGCATCGGTTTCCCTCCCTTCCGTGGTGGTGCGCTGCGTTACATCGACAGCGTCGGGGTTACCGAATTCGTGGCCCTGGCCGACAAGTACGCCGATCTGGGTGCGCTGTATAAGCCGACCGAGAAACTGCGTGAAATGGCCAAAAACGGCCAGACCTTCTTTGGTTAA
- the sulA gene encoding SOS-induced cell division inhibitor SulA, with protein MQFPQSLSRNQLPLFDAFLASTLAVVEEPTSQEAAFSEVSLRGAAGHCLTLLAPMLRELSEKDDERWLTLIAPPASLTQSWLRDAGLNRERILLLQPRRNQSPLQLAQEALKLGRSHTVVSWLHPLPQHARQQLEAAARTGKAQSLNISLG; from the coding sequence ATGCAGTTCCCCCAGTCGTTGAGCCGTAACCAGCTGCCCCTGTTCGATGCCTTTCTGGCATCGACCCTCGCAGTTGTAGAGGAACCAACCAGCCAGGAAGCCGCGTTCAGCGAGGTGTCGCTGCGTGGTGCCGCTGGGCATTGCCTGACGCTACTGGCGCCCATGCTGCGAGAACTGAGCGAGAAGGATGACGAACGCTGGCTGACCCTGATCGCCCCGCCCGCCAGCCTGACCCAGAGCTGGCTGCGTGACGCCGGCCTTAACCGTGAGCGTATTCTGCTGCTGCAGCCGCGTCGCAACCAGAGCCCGCTGCAACTGGCTCAGGAAGCCCTGAAGCTTGGCCGCAGCCACACCGTGGTCAGCTGGCTGCACCCCCTGCCCCAGCATGCACGCCAGCAGCTCGAAGCAGCAGCGCGCACCGGCAAGGCGCAAAGCCTGAATATCAGCCTGGGCTGA
- the lexA gene encoding transcriptional repressor LexA, whose translation MIKLTPRQGEILAFIKQCLEDNGYPPTRAEIAQALGFKSPNAAEEHLKALARKGAIEMTPGASRGIRIPGFEPNQEEEDGLPVIGRVAAGAPILAQQHIEEACRINPDFFRPKADYLLRVRGMSMKDIGIIDGDLLAVHTTSEVRNGQVVVARIDDEVTVKRFKREGNTVWLLAENPEFAPIEVNLEEQNLVIEGLSVGVIRR comes from the coding sequence ATGATCAAGCTGACGCCCCGCCAAGGCGAAATTCTCGCCTTCATCAAGCAGTGCCTGGAAGACAACGGCTACCCGCCAACCCGCGCGGAGATCGCTCAGGCCCTGGGCTTCAAGTCGCCGAACGCGGCCGAGGAACACCTCAAGGCCCTGGCGCGCAAAGGCGCCATCGAGATGACCCCGGGCGCCTCCCGCGGCATTCGCATTCCGGGCTTCGAGCCCAACCAGGAAGAAGAAGACGGGCTGCCGGTGATCGGTCGTGTCGCCGCCGGTGCGCCGATCCTGGCGCAACAGCATATAGAAGAGGCCTGCCGGATCAACCCGGACTTCTTCCGTCCCAAGGCCGACTACCTGCTGCGCGTACGCGGCATGAGCATGAAGGACATCGGCATCATCGACGGTGACCTGCTGGCGGTGCACACCACCAGTGAGGTGCGCAACGGCCAGGTGGTGGTCGCGCGCATCGACGATGAAGTGACGGTCAAGCGCTTCAAGCGCGAAGGCAATACCGTGTGGTTGCTGGCGGAAAACCCGGAGTTCGCCCCGATCGAGGTGAATCTCGAGGAGCAGAACCTGGTCATCGAAGGTTTGAGTGTCGGCGTCATCCGCCGCTAA
- the topA gene encoding type I DNA topoisomerase has protein sequence MGKSLVIVESPAKAKTINKYLGSQYVVKSSIGHIRDLPTSGGAATKEPAKRGKAAAGEAPALSPKEKAKRQLFARMGVDPEHGWKAKYEILPGKEKVVEELRRLAKEADTIYLATDLDREGEAIAWHLRESIGGDDSRYKRVVFNEITKKAIQEAFSAPGELDINRVNAQQARRFLDRVVGYMVSPLLWAKIARGLSAGRVQSVAVKLVVEREKEIRAFVPEEYWEVHADLGTAKDAQVRFEVVRENGAAFKPLNEAQAMAALATLKASSYSVAKREDKPTSSKPTAPFITSTLQQAASTRLGFGVKKTMMMAQRLYEAGYITYMRTDSTNLSADAIEMVRGFIDSEYGSKYLPEKPNYYSSKEGAQEAHEAIRPSDVNLRPTQLSGMERDAERLYELIWRQFVACQMPPAEYLSTTVTVTASQFELRAKGRILKFDGYTRAQPQMSKPGDDAVLPEMQERESLRLIKLDPSQHFTKPPARYSEASLVKEMEKRGIGRPSTYAAIISTIQDRGYVALHNRRFYSEKMGDIVTERLSESFADLMDYGFTAGMEENLDDVAQGEREWKHLLDEFYGDFKKKLEVAADGDHGMRANTPTLTDIPCRECGRPMMIRTASTGVFLGCSGYALPPKERCKATINLVPGDEIAADDEGESESRVLLGKHRCPICATAMDAYLLDETRKLHICGNNPDCAGYEIEQGQFRIKGYEGPSLECDKCGSQMQLKTGRFGKFFGCTNSECKNTRKLLRNGEPAPPKMDAVKMPELKCEKVDDTYVLRDGASGLFLAASQFPKNRETRAPLVLELLPHKDEIDPKYHFLFDAPARDPEGRAAVIRYSRKTKEQYVQTEVDGKPTGWKAFFDGGKWKVEDKR, from the coding sequence ATGGGTAAATCGCTGGTCATCGTGGAATCCCCGGCCAAGGCCAAGACCATCAACAAGTACCTGGGCAGCCAGTACGTGGTGAAGTCGAGCATCGGCCATATCCGCGACCTGCCCACCAGCGGCGGGGCGGCTACCAAGGAACCTGCCAAGCGCGGCAAGGCAGCGGCAGGCGAAGCGCCGGCGTTGTCGCCGAAGGAAAAGGCCAAGCGCCAGCTGTTCGCGCGCATGGGCGTCGACCCGGAGCACGGCTGGAAAGCCAAGTACGAAATCCTGCCCGGCAAGGAAAAGGTGGTCGAGGAACTGCGCCGCCTGGCCAAGGAAGCCGACACCATCTATCTCGCGACCGACTTGGATAGAGAGGGGGAAGCCATCGCCTGGCACCTGCGCGAATCCATCGGCGGCGATGACAGCCGCTACAAGCGCGTGGTGTTCAACGAGATCACCAAGAAGGCCATCCAGGAGGCGTTCTCCGCCCCGGGCGAGCTGGACATCAACCGCGTCAACGCCCAGCAGGCGCGCCGTTTCCTGGACCGCGTGGTGGGCTACATGGTCTCGCCGCTGCTGTGGGCGAAGATCGCCCGTGGCCTGTCGGCCGGCCGCGTGCAGTCGGTGGCCGTGAAGCTGGTGGTCGAGCGCGAGAAGGAAATCCGCGCCTTCGTGCCCGAAGAATACTGGGAAGTGCACGCCGACCTCGGTACTGCCAAGGACGCCCAGGTGCGCTTCGAAGTGGTGCGTGAGAACGGCGCCGCCTTCAAGCCGCTGAACGAAGCCCAGGCCATGGCCGCGCTGGCGACCCTCAAGGCGTCGAGCTACAGCGTCGCCAAGCGCGAGGACAAGCCGACCAGCAGCAAGCCGACCGCGCCGTTCATCACCTCCACCCTGCAGCAGGCGGCCAGCACGCGCCTGGGTTTCGGGGTGAAGAAGACCATGATGATGGCCCAGCGGCTCTACGAGGCCGGCTACATCACCTATATGCGTACCGACTCGACCAACCTGTCGGCCGACGCCATCGAGATGGTGCGTGGCTTTATCGACAGCGAGTACGGCAGCAAATACCTGCCGGAGAAGCCCAACTATTACTCGAGCAAGGAGGGCGCCCAGGAGGCGCACGAGGCGATCCGCCCTTCGGACGTCAACCTGCGGCCGACCCAGCTGTCCGGCATGGAGCGCGACGCCGAGCGCCTGTACGAGCTGATCTGGCGCCAGTTCGTGGCCTGCCAGATGCCGCCGGCCGAGTACCTGTCGACCACCGTGACCGTCACCGCTTCGCAGTTCGAGCTGCGCGCCAAGGGCCGTATCCTCAAGTTCGACGGTTACACCCGTGCCCAGCCACAGATGAGCAAGCCGGGCGACGATGCCGTGCTGCCGGAAATGCAGGAGCGCGAGTCGCTCAGGCTGATCAAGCTCGATCCCAGCCAGCACTTCACCAAGCCGCCGGCACGCTACTCGGAAGCCAGCCTGGTCAAGGAAATGGAAAAGCGTGGTATCGGCCGTCCGTCCACCTACGCAGCGATCATTTCCACCATCCAGGACCGCGGCTACGTCGCCCTGCACAACCGTCGTTTCTATTCCGAGAAGATGGGCGACATCGTCACCGAGCGTCTCAGCGAGAGCTTCGCCGACCTGATGGACTACGGCTTCACCGCCGGCATGGAAGAGAATCTCGATGACGTCGCCCAGGGCGAGCGCGAGTGGAAGCACCTGCTCGACGAGTTCTACGGCGACTTCAAGAAGAAGCTCGAAGTGGCCGCCGACGGCGACCACGGCATGCGTGCCAACACGCCGACCCTGACCGATATCCCGTGCCGCGAATGTGGCCGGCCGATGATGATCCGCACCGCCTCCACCGGCGTGTTCCTCGGCTGCTCGGGCTACGCCCTGCCGCCGAAAGAGCGCTGCAAGGCCACCATCAACCTGGTGCCGGGCGACGAGATCGCCGCCGATGACGAGGGCGAGTCGGAATCGCGGGTGCTGCTCGGCAAGCATCGCTGCCCGATCTGCGCCACGGCGATGGACGCCTACCTGCTGGACGAAACTCGCAAACTGCATATCTGCGGTAACAACCCGGATTGCGCGGGCTATGAAATCGAGCAGGGCCAGTTCCGTATCAAGGGCTATGAAGGCCCGAGCCTGGAATGCGACAAGTGCGGCAGCCAGATGCAGCTCAAGACCGGCCGTTTCGGCAAGTTCTTCGGCTGTACCAACAGCGAGTGCAAGAACACCCGCAAGTTGCTGCGCAACGGCGAGCCGGCGCCACCCAAGATGGATGCGGTGAAGATGCCGGAGCTCAAGTGCGAGAAGGTCGACGACACCTACGTGCTGCGCGATGGCGCGTCGGGGCTGTTCCTGGCTGCCAGCCAGTTCCCGAAGAACCGCGAAACCCGGGCACCCCTGGTACTCGAGCTGTTGCCGCACAAGGACGAGATCGATCCGAAGTACCACTTCCTGTTCGATGCGCCGGCGCGCGATCCGGAAGGCCGTGCGGCAGTGATCCGCTACAGCCGCAAGACCAAGGAGCAATACGTACAGACCGAAGTGGACGGCAAGCCTACGGGCTGGAAGGCGTTCTTCGACGGCGGCAAGTGGAAGGTCGAAGACAAGCGTTGA
- the nagZ gene encoding beta-N-acetylhexosaminidase → MYGSLMVDIAGPWLTAEDRQLLRQPEVGGLIIFARNIENPRQVRELCESIRAVRPDLLLAVDQEGGRVQRLRQGFVKLPAMRAIAGCAGAEQLARQCGWLMATEVLAVGLDLSFAPVLDLDHERSAVVGHRAFEGDPERATQLAGAFIRGMAEAGMAATGKHFPGHGWAEADSHVAIPLDERSLDEIRQQDLRPFAVLSRDLAAVMPAHVIYPQVDSQPAGFSRRWLQDILRGELGFEGVIFSDDLSMAGAHVVGDAASRIEAALSAGCDMGLVCNDRAAAELALSAAQRLEVVAPKGLERMRRRAFPGVDYRQDPRWAQALSALRAAQLVE, encoded by the coding sequence CTGTATGGCTCCCTGATGGTGGATATCGCCGGTCCCTGGCTGACCGCCGAGGATCGCCAGCTGTTGCGCCAGCCCGAGGTTGGTGGCCTGATCATCTTTGCCCGCAATATCGAGAACCCGCGGCAGGTGCGGGAATTGTGCGAGTCCATCCGCGCGGTGCGTCCCGACCTGCTGCTAGCGGTGGATCAGGAGGGCGGGCGCGTGCAGCGCCTGCGTCAGGGGTTCGTGAAGTTGCCGGCGATGCGGGCCATCGCCGGTTGCGCCGGTGCCGAGCAACTGGCGCGCCAGTGCGGCTGGCTGATGGCCACCGAAGTGTTGGCGGTGGGGCTGGACCTGAGCTTCGCTCCGGTGCTGGACCTGGACCACGAGCGCAGTGCGGTGGTCGGCCACCGCGCCTTCGAGGGCGACCCCGAGCGGGCCACGCAGCTGGCCGGCGCCTTTATCCGCGGCATGGCGGAGGCGGGCATGGCGGCCACGGGCAAGCATTTCCCCGGCCATGGCTGGGCCGAGGCCGACTCCCACGTGGCGATTCCCCTTGACGAGCGCAGCCTGGATGAAATCCGCCAGCAGGATCTGCGCCCGTTCGCGGTGCTGAGTCGCGACCTGGCCGCAGTGATGCCGGCCCACGTCATCTACCCGCAGGTCGACAGCCAGCCGGCCGGCTTCTCGCGCCGCTGGCTACAGGACATCCTGCGCGGCGAGCTGGGCTTCGAGGGGGTGATCTTCAGCGACGACCTGTCGATGGCCGGCGCCCATGTGGTCGGTGATGCCGCCAGCCGTATCGAGGCAGCGCTGAGCGCCGGCTGCGACATGGGGCTGGTGTGCAATGACCGGGCGGCGGCGGAGCTGGCGCTGTCGGCAGCGCAGCGCCTCGAGGTCGTTGCACCGAAAGGGCTGGAGCGTATGCGTCGGCGCGCTTTTCCGGGTGTCGACTACCGCCAGGATCCACGCTGGGCGCAGGCGCTCTCGGCGTTGCGCGCCGCGCAGTTGGTGGAGTAA
- a CDS encoding DUF6586 family protein, which yields MAGELYTRTNQKIFYAGLSLESWRKAEEGRAMNAQALVQAEREATLFHLYGALLGLCHEVAGFYRLPNSSAARAEVLLDRQNLNGAPSPELAELVELAENRQTWLGQLLAAHAELFKPPRPPREPKGDPNASALIEAVSLGDEPPLLERETLEGWRQELKALAQRFRVGLSEW from the coding sequence ATGGCTGGCGAACTGTATACCCGTACCAATCAGAAGATCTTCTACGCCGGCCTCTCCCTGGAGTCCTGGCGCAAGGCCGAAGAGGGGCGGGCCATGAATGCCCAGGCGCTGGTGCAGGCCGAGCGCGAGGCCACGCTGTTTCATCTGTACGGTGCGTTGCTTGGGCTGTGCCATGAGGTTGCCGGCTTCTACCGTTTGCCCAACAGCAGCGCTGCCCGTGCCGAAGTGCTGCTGGATCGCCAGAACCTGAACGGGGCGCCAAGCCCGGAGCTGGCGGAACTGGTCGAGCTGGCCGAAAACCGGCAGACCTGGCTTGGGCAGCTTCTGGCTGCCCATGCCGAGCTGTTCAAACCGCCGCGTCCGCCCCGCGAGCCAAAGGGCGATCCCAACGCCTCCGCCCTGATCGAGGCGGTAAGCCTGGGCGATGAGCCGCCGCTGCTTGAGCGCGAAACCCTGGAAGGCTGGCGGCAGGAACTCAAGGCGCTGGCCCAGCGTTTTCGTGTCGGGCTCAGCGAGTGGTAA
- the fadA gene encoding acetyl-CoA C-acyltransferase FadA, with product MSLNPRDAVIVDFGRTPMGRSKGGMHRNTRAETMSAQLISKLLERNAKVDPKEVEDVIWGCVNQTLEQGWNIARMASLMTQIPHTSAGQTVSRLCGSSMSALHTAVQAIQTGNGDVFVVGGVEHMGHVGMMHGVDPNPHLSLYAAKASGMMGLTAEMLGKMHNISREAQDKFGVRSHQLAHKATVEGKFKDEIIPMQGFDENGFLKVFDYDETIRPETTLESLANLKPAFNPKGGTVTAGTSSQITDGASCMIVMSAQRAQDLGIQPMAVVRAMAVAGVDPAIMGYGPVPSTQKALKRAGLTIDDIDFVELNEAFAAQALPVLKDLKLLDKMEEKVNLHGGAIALGHPFGCSGARISGTLLNVMKQNNGTFGVATMCVGLGQGITTVFERI from the coding sequence ATGAGCCTGAATCCAAGAGATGCAGTCATCGTCGACTTCGGCCGGACCCCGATGGGTCGTTCCAAGGGCGGCATGCACCGTAACACCCGCGCCGAGACCATGTCGGCGCAGCTGATCAGCAAACTGCTGGAGCGCAACGCCAAGGTCGACCCCAAGGAAGTCGAGGACGTCATCTGGGGTTGCGTCAACCAGACCCTGGAGCAGGGCTGGAACATCGCCCGCATGGCCTCGCTGATGACCCAGATTCCGCACACCAGTGCCGGGCAGACCGTCAGCCGCCTGTGCGGCTCGTCGATGAGCGCGTTGCACACCGCCGTGCAGGCGATCCAGACCGGCAATGGCGATGTCTTCGTGGTCGGCGGCGTCGAGCACATGGGCCACGTCGGCATGATGCATGGGGTCGACCCGAACCCGCACCTGTCGCTGTACGCCGCCAAGGCGTCCGGCATGATGGGCCTGACCGCCGAGATGCTGGGCAAGATGCACAACATCAGCCGCGAGGCCCAGGACAAGTTCGGCGTGCGTTCCCACCAGCTGGCCCACAAGGCCACGGTCGAAGGCAAGTTCAAGGACGAGATCATCCCGATGCAGGGCTTTGATGAGAACGGCTTCCTCAAGGTCTTCGACTACGACGAGACCATTCGCCCGGAAACCACCCTGGAAAGCCTGGCCAACCTCAAGCCGGCGTTCAACCCCAAGGGCGGCACCGTCACTGCGGGTACCTCCTCGCAGATTACCGATGGCGCCTCCTGCATGATCGTCATGAGCGCCCAGCGCGCCCAGGATCTGGGCATCCAGCCGATGGCCGTGGTGCGCGCCATGGCCGTGGCCGGTGTCGATCCGGCGATCATGGGGTATGGCCCGGTGCCGTCCACCCAGAAGGCGCTCAAGCGTGCCGGTCTGACCATCGACGACATCGATTTCGTCGAGCTCAACGAAGCCTTTGCCGCCCAGGCGCTGCCTGTGCTCAAGGACCTCAAGCTGCTCGACAAGATGGAAGAGAAGGTCAACCTGCACGGTGGCGCCATTGCCCTGGGTCACCCGTTCGGTTGTTCCGGGGCGCGTATCTCCGGTACCCTGCTGAACGTGATGAAGCAGAACAACGGCACCTTCGGCGTGGCGACCATGTGCGTCGGCCTGGGCCAGGGCATCACCACGGTGTTCGAGCGCATCTGA